A single region of the Halopiger xanaduensis SH-6 genome encodes:
- a CDS encoding BGTF surface domain-containing protein, which produces MGNWSPIAGVSTWKRLLAAGLVALCVLSAGASAVAAADDPSFASDTVDVTENETATVNVTVGDANEIPVRFGDEERLNYKLAGTIDSGDSETVTIRIDPSATADSESPISVAGDASLEVSDESELESALDPASYELAVLESNADDESVIDDTRVVVTAADERSENAAEEHDDPVTPTDRGWFLLENDSAETIALEPDGAAEGDRLQVRLSAPGVFVLTESTTVNESGVATVTFDLGDHAAPQQADLVARSDDANVSAEHPVYVIAPEQDDRSAANADITLENESSASVTLDVDAEAGAELDAVLVSPERFVRESTATVDENGTARVAFDLDGVDAGVGATVRVYSPSELLEERSVAVVDGANATDGAAKSSNESASVEESTDDSVPGFGVVVSLVAFGIAADRLRR; this is translated from the coding sequence ATGGGTAATTGGTCCCCCATAGCAGGCGTATCGACGTGGAAGCGATTGCTCGCGGCCGGACTGGTCGCCCTCTGTGTCCTCTCCGCGGGTGCGAGCGCCGTCGCCGCTGCCGACGATCCGTCGTTCGCTTCGGATACCGTCGACGTGACGGAAAACGAGACTGCGACCGTCAACGTAACGGTCGGCGACGCGAACGAAATTCCCGTTCGATTCGGCGACGAAGAGCGTCTCAACTACAAACTCGCCGGAACGATCGATTCGGGCGACTCGGAGACGGTAACGATCCGGATCGATCCGAGCGCGACGGCCGACTCCGAATCGCCGATTTCGGTCGCAGGCGACGCGTCGCTCGAGGTCAGCGACGAATCGGAACTCGAGTCGGCGCTGGATCCGGCGAGTTACGAGCTCGCAGTGCTCGAGTCGAACGCGGACGACGAGTCCGTTATCGACGACACGCGCGTCGTCGTCACCGCGGCGGACGAGCGAAGCGAGAACGCCGCCGAGGAGCACGACGATCCCGTCACTCCGACCGACCGCGGCTGGTTCCTCCTCGAGAACGACTCGGCCGAAACGATCGCGCTCGAACCGGACGGGGCGGCCGAGGGCGATCGACTCCAGGTCCGACTGTCGGCACCGGGGGTTTTCGTCCTGACCGAGTCGACGACGGTCAATGAAAGCGGCGTCGCTACCGTGACGTTCGACCTCGGGGATCACGCCGCCCCGCAGCAAGCGGATCTCGTCGCCCGCAGCGACGACGCGAACGTCTCCGCGGAACACCCCGTCTACGTGATTGCGCCCGAGCAAGACGACCGATCGGCGGCGAATGCAGATATCACGCTCGAGAACGAGTCGTCGGCGTCGGTCACGCTCGACGTCGACGCGGAGGCGGGCGCGGAACTCGACGCGGTGCTCGTCTCTCCCGAGCGGTTCGTCCGCGAATCGACGGCGACGGTCGACGAAAACGGCACCGCGCGGGTCGCGTTCGATCTCGACGGTGTCGACGCCGGGGTCGGGGCGACGGTCAGAGTCTACTCGCCGTCCGAACTCCTCGAGGAACGATCCGTCGCCGTCGTCGACGGTGCGAACGCGACCGACGGAGCGGCCAAATCGAGCAACGAGAGCGCGTCGGTCGAAGAATCGACGGACGATTCGGTCCCCGGATTCGGCGTCGTCGTTTCGCTCGTTGCGTTCGGTATCGCAGCGGACCGTCTCAGGCGGTGA
- a CDS encoding DUF7130 family rubredoxin-like protein, giving the protein MVETGETPAKEGDEEAVEEVHDVNLGEPVYDKDGNELGHVRGLEKSGFFVTTREGAEGMSVEHARSGHEFGEAHLMWRCMECGQMGDIDDGLPDECPNCGTERENLMYWTED; this is encoded by the coding sequence ATGGTCGAAACTGGCGAGACACCGGCGAAGGAGGGCGACGAGGAGGCCGTCGAGGAGGTCCACGACGTCAACCTCGGGGAGCCAGTCTACGACAAGGACGGCAACGAGCTCGGTCACGTCCGCGGGCTCGAAAAGAGCGGCTTCTTCGTCACGACTCGCGAAGGAGCTGAAGGGATGAGCGTCGAACACGCTCGCTCGGGCCACGAGTTCGGCGAAGCACATTTGATGTGGCGCTGCATGGAGTGCGGGCAGATGGGCGACATCGACGACGGACTGCCCGACGAGTGCCCGAACTGCGGGACCGAACGCGAGAACCTGATGTACTGGACCGAAGACTAA
- a CDS encoding DUF7130 family rubredoxin-like protein: protein MATERSQLTFGATVYTEDGTKIGQIRGIDEDGLYISLRDGIQGLSVEHVRSGQQFGEAELMWRCWECGEMGRLEDDVPDECPNCGAEREELYYWTED, encoded by the coding sequence ATGGCCACAGAACGATCCCAGCTCACGTTCGGAGCGACGGTTTACACCGAGGACGGAACCAAAATCGGCCAGATTCGTGGCATCGACGAGGACGGCCTCTACATCTCCCTTCGGGACGGGATTCAGGGGCTGAGCGTCGAACACGTCCGATCCGGCCAGCAGTTCGGCGAGGCCGAACTCATGTGGCGCTGCTGGGAGTGTGGCGAGATGGGTCGTCTCGAGGACGATGTCCCGGATGAGTGCCCGAACTGCGGCGCCGAGCGCGAGGAACTGTACTACTGGACGGAGGATTGA
- a CDS encoding ketopantoate reductase family protein yields METLVFGAGSLGSLVGGLLAREYDVTLVGREDHVTAVRESGLRLEDGTDDGALEGETPTTTRPTATTDGRNQEADLAIVAVKAFDTQAAADALATGSFDAVLSLQNGLGNEEQLANRLDVPVLAGTATYGALLRGPGRVACTGVGEITLGAREGGESALADRIGRALTAAGLETTVATDMPRRLWEKAAVNAGINAITALTATENGAVLEAPANDVARAATRETARVARACDVRVPNREALAAMERVAEHTAANTSSMRQDVLAGRRTEIDAINGYIVDRAGERGLEVPTNRTLTALVRAWERGQGLR; encoded by the coding sequence ATGGAGACGCTCGTTTTCGGGGCGGGGAGCCTGGGGAGTCTCGTCGGCGGCCTACTGGCTCGCGAGTACGACGTCACGCTCGTCGGCCGCGAGGACCACGTGACGGCGGTTCGCGAGTCCGGGCTCCGTCTCGAGGACGGCACCGACGACGGCGCCCTCGAGGGCGAGACGCCGACGACCACCCGGCCGACCGCGACGACCGACGGCCGGAACCAAGAGGCGGACCTCGCGATCGTCGCGGTCAAAGCCTTCGACACCCAGGCGGCCGCCGACGCGCTTGCGACCGGTTCGTTCGACGCCGTGCTCTCCCTGCAGAACGGGCTGGGAAACGAGGAGCAGCTGGCGAACCGCCTCGACGTGCCGGTACTCGCCGGCACGGCGACCTACGGCGCGTTGCTCCGGGGGCCGGGTCGCGTCGCCTGTACCGGCGTCGGCGAGATCACCCTCGGCGCCCGCGAAGGCGGTGAATCGGCCCTTGCCGACCGGATCGGCCGGGCCTTGACCGCTGCCGGACTCGAGACGACGGTCGCGACGGACATGCCCCGGCGGCTGTGGGAAAAAGCCGCCGTTAACGCCGGTATCAACGCGATAACGGCGCTGACGGCGACCGAAAACGGAGCGGTGCTTGAGGCGCCGGCGAACGACGTGGCGCGAGCGGCGACACGGGAGACGGCCCGCGTCGCTCGCGCCTGTGACGTCCGAGTACCGAACCGCGAGGCACTCGCTGCGATGGAGCGGGTCGCCGAGCACACGGCCGCGAACACGTCGTCGATGCGCCAGGACGTCCTCGCGGGCCGTCGAACCGAGATCGACGCGATCAACGGCTATATCGTCGATCGAGCCGGCGAGCGAGGTCTCGAGGTGCCGACGAATCGGACGTTGACGGCGCTCGTTCGAGCGTGGGAGCGCGGTCAGGGGCTGCGGTAG
- a CDS encoding NifU family protein: MSTETQNDGDDLEERVANFLRRNFPQIQMHGGSAAIQDLDRETGEVSIALGGACSGCGISPMTIQAIKSRMVKEIPEIEQVNAHTGMDGGGDMGGGMEPSFPGETVDDDGEPDEGPEAPF; encoded by the coding sequence ATGAGCACGGAAACCCAGAACGACGGGGACGACCTCGAAGAGCGCGTCGCGAACTTCCTGCGGCGCAACTTCCCGCAGATCCAGATGCACGGCGGCAGCGCGGCGATTCAGGACCTCGACCGCGAGACCGGCGAGGTCTCGATCGCGCTGGGCGGCGCCTGCAGCGGCTGCGGTATCTCGCCGATGACGATTCAGGCGATCAAGAGCCGCATGGTTAAGGAAATCCCGGAGATCGAGCAGGTCAACGCCCACACCGGCATGGACGGTGGCGGCGACATGGGCGGCGGCATGGAGCCGTCGTTCCCCGGCGAAACCGTCGACGACGACGGCGAACCCGACGAAGGCCCCGAAGCACCGTTCTAA
- a CDS encoding DUF5783 family protein, whose translation MADFDPEKFEDKYANYFPELQQAYKNAFNRMNDRYDSELVHAIDQQVLNESEPFYEGDGEFRVELPENPYDRLSGVLVEEERFETVLETHVEEIETELRRVFDFE comes from the coding sequence ATGGCCGACTTCGACCCCGAGAAATTCGAAGACAAGTACGCCAACTACTTCCCGGAACTCCAACAGGCGTACAAGAACGCGTTCAACCGGATGAACGACCGCTACGACTCCGAACTCGTCCACGCGATCGACCAGCAGGTTCTCAATGAGAGCGAACCCTTCTACGAGGGCGACGGCGAGTTCCGCGTTGAGCTCCCCGAGAACCCGTACGATCGGCTTTCCGGCGTTCTCGTCGAAGAGGAACGGTTCGAGACCGTCCTCGAGACCCACGTCGAGGAGATCGAGACGGAACTGCGACGGGTGTTCGACTTCGAGTAA
- a CDS encoding DUF7260 family protein codes for MTANATTTETATTDVHRALECVTEQRESVADRIDAFESFAARVRELPAGPSATTAGPVAQATPTVMTSRAAGTGPTTPDSCAIVRQTFLETIVPHTTVEIDGEESVVRALAAEFSRDIAVALTTNATWTAELKTAVIEAATTRRFEAERLQEALEAEAERLETLVADLDPIVAWLRSTAAESLQQYGFDELQAKHDRLEEFCEQLETGIEERQERLQEPVREAGDVPYRTLVESVYASFDARYPVLATLTRLCRICRECQRTVRDHLVRRA; via the coding sequence GTGACCGCAAACGCGACGACAACCGAGACGGCCACGACGGACGTCCACCGCGCGCTCGAGTGCGTCACCGAGCAGCGAGAGTCGGTCGCGGACCGGATCGACGCGTTCGAGTCGTTCGCCGCTCGCGTCCGCGAACTGCCGGCCGGCCCGTCCGCCACGACCGCCGGCCCGGTCGCGCAGGCGACGCCGACGGTGATGACGTCCCGGGCAGCCGGTACAGGGCCGACGACGCCTGATTCCTGCGCTATCGTCCGACAAACGTTCCTCGAGACGATCGTTCCCCACACCACCGTCGAGATAGACGGGGAAGAATCGGTCGTGCGAGCGCTCGCGGCGGAATTCTCGCGCGACATCGCCGTTGCGCTGACGACGAACGCGACCTGGACCGCGGAGCTGAAAACCGCCGTCATCGAGGCGGCGACGACGCGACGGTTCGAGGCCGAGCGGCTGCAGGAAGCGCTCGAGGCCGAAGCCGAGCGCCTCGAGACGCTCGTCGCCGACCTCGATCCGATCGTCGCGTGGCTCCGGTCGACGGCCGCGGAATCGCTGCAGCAGTACGGATTCGACGAGTTACAGGCGAAACACGACCGACTCGAGGAATTTTGCGAGCAGTTAGAGACGGGGATCGAGGAGCGACAGGAGCGGTTGCAGGAGCCGGTTCGGGAGGCCGGCGACGTGCCGTATCGCACGCTCGTGGAATCGGTCTACGCGTCGTTCGACGCGCGGTATCCGGTGCTCGCGACGCTCACTCGTCTGTGTCGGATCTGCCGGGAGTGTCAGCGAACGGTTCGCGATCACCTGGTTCGGCGGGCGTGA
- a CDS encoding DUF7551 domain-containing protein: MVGTTLREIRDRIEQIASEDGEFYVVCARSGERPVPVAGKRFPTREAAVDAVRATEQYRAALRRYDPQLPFYDPVVCQVGRDAAADPAPPAPSAADPVDDRPSSRSTDAIDSGRQPLIGFCHDVSGAVFEALSARDHAAAESAIMDAYLAAAEAVADPDTLCLVLLESMATELERHLAPDERVGVLEAAARNLLPVQAAGVEDPVEASLEHLHSLSLISEYGVVRRPLDADGGNAWVVYLRGYAMESSERRFPTLPIGIDLLRRTAEVGVDGETEPGRHASLGVSEANALGDDDWRLVLTTDAAADGLICVEEGGEP, encoded by the coding sequence ATGGTCGGAACGACACTGCGCGAAATACGCGATCGGATCGAACAGATAGCGAGCGAGGACGGCGAATTCTACGTCGTCTGCGCCCGGTCCGGCGAGCGACCGGTTCCCGTCGCCGGCAAGCGGTTCCCGACGCGCGAGGCCGCGGTCGACGCCGTCAGGGCGACCGAGCAGTACCGGGCCGCGCTGCGCCGGTACGACCCGCAGCTGCCGTTTTACGACCCCGTCGTCTGTCAGGTGGGACGGGATGCGGCCGCCGATCCGGCGCCGCCCGCGCCGAGCGCCGCCGATCCGGTTGACGACCGTCCGTCCTCGAGGTCGACGGACGCGATCGACAGCGGCCGACAACCGCTGATCGGGTTCTGCCACGACGTCTCGGGCGCCGTCTTCGAGGCGCTCTCGGCGCGCGACCACGCCGCCGCCGAGAGCGCGATCATGGACGCGTACCTCGCCGCCGCGGAGGCCGTGGCTGACCCGGACACCCTCTGTCTGGTGTTGCTCGAGAGCATGGCGACGGAGCTTGAGCGCCACCTCGCGCCAGACGAGCGCGTCGGGGTGCTCGAGGCGGCGGCGCGGAACCTGTTGCCGGTGCAGGCCGCCGGTGTCGAGGATCCGGTCGAAGCGAGCCTCGAGCACCTGCACTCGCTCTCGTTGATCTCCGAGTACGGCGTCGTTCGTCGGCCGCTCGACGCCGACGGCGGCAACGCGTGGGTCGTCTACCTGCGCGGCTACGCGATGGAAAGCAGCGAGCGACGGTTTCCGACGCTGCCGATCGGGATCGATCTGCTCCGTCGGACGGCCGAAGTCGGGGTGGACGGGGAGACGGAACCCGGCCGCCACGCGTCGCTCGGCGTCAGCGAAGCGAACGCGCTCGGCGACGACGACTGGCGCCTCGTGCTGACGACCGACGCAGCAGCGGACGGGTTAATTTGCGTCGAGGAGGGGGGCGAACCGTGA
- a CDS encoding PHP-associated domain-containing protein yields the protein MTTQIPFTIDFHVHSDDSYDGHEPVELILEHAADIGLDGVVITDHDEIGESLRAAELAPEYGLIGIPGVEVSTKHGHLLAIGVEERPEPGRPVGETVQTVRDLGGIAIVPHPFQRSRHGIRKRNVDDVDAIETYNSMLFTGYRNRRARTFARRRGYPEIGASDAHYLPNVGKAYTEVIVTPDAENPTRADIDGGELVEAILEGRTQIRGKRTPIRKSAVQYAKGAVRKGTFVVTSHAPLVPTVPSSMKRSRSKS from the coding sequence ATGACGACCCAGATCCCGTTTACCATCGATTTTCACGTCCACTCCGACGACTCCTACGACGGCCACGAACCCGTCGAACTCATCCTCGAGCACGCGGCGGATATCGGTCTCGACGGCGTCGTTATCACCGACCACGACGAGATCGGCGAGTCGCTGCGGGCCGCCGAACTGGCGCCCGAGTACGGGCTGATCGGCATTCCGGGGGTCGAAGTCTCGACGAAACACGGCCACCTACTGGCGATCGGCGTCGAGGAACGCCCCGAACCCGGTCGCCCCGTCGGCGAGACCGTTCAGACCGTCCGCGACCTCGGCGGGATCGCGATCGTTCCCCACCCGTTCCAGCGCAGTCGCCACGGCATCCGGAAACGCAACGTCGACGACGTCGACGCCATCGAAACCTACAACTCGATGCTCTTTACCGGCTACCGGAACCGTCGCGCACGAACCTTCGCTCGTCGCCGCGGCTATCCCGAGATCGGCGCCAGCGACGCCCACTACCTGCCCAACGTCGGCAAGGCCTACACCGAGGTGATCGTCACGCCCGACGCCGAGAACCCGACCCGCGCCGACATCGACGGCGGCGAGCTCGTCGAGGCCATCCTCGAGGGGCGGACCCAGATCCGCGGGAAGCGAACGCCGATCCGCAAGAGCGCGGTCCAGTACGCGAAGGGGGCGGTCCGAAAGGGAACCTTCGTCGTGACCTCCCACGCGCCGCTCGTGCCGACGGTGCCGTCGTCGATGAAGCGCTCGCGGTCCAAGTCGTAG
- a CDS encoding single-stranded-DNA-specific exonuclease RecJ, which translates to MAGPIPELEERATRCARRLCEADRVLLASHIDADGLTSAAIAAQALERAAISFETVFEKQLDEDAIADIAATDYDTVLFTDFGSGQLDIIGDREDAGDFTPVIADHHQPADRETEYHLNPLLFGIDGASELSGAGASYVLARALAEESDQSVAADGGAVTVDSGTPARADNRDLAALAVVGAVGDMQASGGELRGANEQIVAEGVEAGVIETGKDLALYGKQTRPLPKLLEYATDVRIPGISNDEAGALQFLEELDLELQREEDGEWRRWADLSNEEKRTVASALVKRAVSRGVPAKKIESLVGTAYVLCEEPVGTELRDASEFSTLLNATARYERADVGLGVCLGDREGALEQARTLLRNHRRNLSEGIDLVTREGVTHEDNVQWFHAGDRIRETIVGIVAGMAMGNEGISRSKPIVAFAQKNDEAVKVSARGTHSLVRKGLDLSVVMGEASRAVDGDGGGHDVAAGATVPIGREEEFVEMADEIVGEQLS; encoded by the coding sequence ATGGCTGGGCCGATCCCCGAACTCGAGGAGCGTGCGACCCGCTGTGCGCGACGACTGTGTGAGGCCGATCGCGTCCTGCTGGCGTCCCACATCGACGCGGACGGACTGACCAGCGCCGCGATCGCTGCGCAGGCCTTAGAGCGCGCGGCGATTTCCTTCGAGACGGTCTTCGAGAAGCAACTCGACGAGGACGCAATCGCCGACATCGCGGCGACCGACTACGACACCGTCCTCTTTACCGACTTCGGGAGCGGCCAACTCGATATCATCGGCGACCGCGAGGACGCCGGCGACTTCACGCCGGTCATCGCGGATCACCACCAGCCGGCCGACCGCGAGACCGAGTATCACCTGAATCCGCTGCTGTTCGGGATCGACGGCGCCTCGGAACTGTCGGGCGCCGGCGCAAGCTACGTTCTCGCGCGGGCGCTCGCCGAAGAATCCGATCAATCGGTGGCCGCGGACGGCGGCGCCGTCACGGTCGATTCTGGAACGCCCGCGCGCGCCGACAACCGCGATCTCGCGGCCCTCGCCGTCGTCGGCGCCGTCGGCGACATGCAGGCCTCCGGCGGCGAACTCCGCGGCGCGAACGAGCAGATCGTCGCCGAAGGAGTCGAGGCCGGCGTCATAGAGACCGGCAAGGACCTCGCGCTCTACGGCAAACAGACCCGGCCGCTCCCGAAACTGCTCGAGTACGCCACCGACGTCCGTATTCCGGGGATTTCGAACGACGAAGCCGGCGCCCTGCAGTTCCTCGAGGAGTTGGATCTCGAGTTGCAACGCGAGGAGGACGGCGAGTGGCGCCGGTGGGCCGACCTCTCGAACGAGGAAAAGCGGACCGTCGCCAGCGCGCTCGTCAAGCGAGCCGTCTCGCGGGGCGTTCCCGCGAAGAAAATCGAGAGTCTCGTCGGCACCGCCTACGTCCTCTGCGAGGAACCCGTCGGCACCGAACTGCGCGACGCCAGCGAGTTCTCGACGCTGCTGAACGCGACCGCCCGCTACGAGCGGGCCGACGTCGGCCTCGGGGTCTGTCTGGGCGACCGCGAGGGCGCGCTCGAGCAGGCCCGGACCCTCTTGCGAAACCACCGACGGAACCTCTCGGAGGGGATCGATCTCGTCACGCGAGAGGGCGTCACTCACGAGGACAACGTCCAGTGGTTCCACGCGGGCGACCGCATCCGCGAGACGATCGTCGGCATCGTCGCGGGGATGGCGATGGGCAACGAGGGGATCAGCCGCTCGAAGCCGATCGTCGCCTTCGCACAGAAGAACGACGAAGCGGTCAAGGTCTCGGCGCGCGGCACCCACTCGCTCGTCCGAAAGGGGCTGGACCTCTCGGTCGTGATGGGCGAGGCCTCGCGCGCCGTCGACGGCGACGGCGGCGGCCACGACGTCGCGGCCGGCGCGACCGTCCCGATCGGTCGCGAGGAAGAGTTCGTCGAGATGGCCGACGAAATCGTCGGCGAACAGTTGTCCTGA
- a CDS encoding uroporphyrinogen-III synthase: MAMTDDNTPTVAVFRPDDDRIADAVALLEELGAEPIPDPMLAVEATDATPRSDADYVVFTSKTGAELVSEAGWKSGEETVCAIGPATADALRAEGYAVDLVPEAFTSSGLVAALEDRVDGARVEVARSDHGSPVLLEGLEDAGAYVHETILYRLVRPEGSGESAELAAAGDLDVACFTSSLTVEHFLEAAAERGIRDDALAGLETATVGVIGEPTRETAEDCGIDVDLVASEATFERLARETLEAVRKD; this comes from the coding sequence ATGGCGATGACTGACGACAACACGCCGACCGTCGCCGTCTTCCGCCCCGACGACGACCGCATCGCGGACGCCGTCGCCCTGCTCGAGGAACTGGGCGCCGAGCCGATCCCGGATCCGATGCTCGCCGTCGAGGCCACCGACGCGACGCCCCGCTCGGACGCCGACTACGTCGTCTTCACGAGCAAGACCGGCGCCGAACTCGTCTCCGAGGCGGGCTGGAAGTCCGGCGAGGAGACCGTCTGCGCGATCGGCCCCGCGACGGCCGACGCGCTCCGCGCCGAGGGGTACGCGGTCGATCTGGTCCCCGAGGCGTTCACCTCGAGCGGGCTGGTCGCGGCGCTCGAAGACCGCGTCGACGGCGCCCGCGTCGAGGTCGCCCGCAGCGACCACGGCAGCCCCGTCCTCCTCGAGGGCCTCGAGGACGCCGGCGCGTACGTCCACGAAACGATTCTCTACCGGCTAGTGCGGCCAGAGGGAAGCGGCGAGTCGGCCGAACTCGCCGCCGCCGGCGACCTCGACGTCGCCTGTTTCACCTCCTCGTTAACGGTCGAGCACTTCCTCGAGGCCGCCGCCGAACGCGGGATTCGCGACGACGCGCTGGCGGGGCTCGAGACCGCCACTGTCGGAGTCATCGGCGAACCGACCCGCGAGACGGCCGAAGACTGCGGGATAGACGTCGATCTGGTCGCCAGCGAGGCCACGTTCGAACGGCTTGCGCGCGAGACCCTCGAGGCAGTACGGAAGGACTGA
- the cobA gene encoding uroporphyrinogen-III C-methyltransferase, with translation MDARDIEAEPGTVYLVGSGPGDPGLLTVRAKALLEDADVILHDRLPGPKIIGMLPDERCEYVGKHAQGERTTQSEINDRLVEYARDGKKVVRLKGGDSFVFGRGGEEAEYLANHGVPFEVVPGVTSAIAAPAVVGIPVTHRDHASSVSFVTGHEDPTKDESAVDWESLAEAGGTIVVLMGVKRLPDYTAALREAGMSSETPVALVERGTWPEQQVATGTLETIVEARDEVGIRPPAVTVIGDVAATRESVLDALENEYAPVADGRRGDGDD, from the coding sequence ATGGACGCACGCGATATCGAGGCCGAACCCGGTACCGTCTACCTCGTCGGCAGCGGCCCCGGCGACCCCGGACTGCTGACCGTCAGGGCGAAAGCCTTGCTCGAGGATGCCGACGTCATCCTCCACGACAGGCTGCCGGGACCGAAAATCATCGGGATGCTGCCCGACGAGCGCTGCGAGTACGTCGGCAAGCACGCACAGGGTGAGCGAACGACCCAGTCGGAAATCAACGACCGGCTGGTCGAATACGCCCGCGACGGCAAGAAGGTGGTCCGACTCAAGGGCGGCGACTCGTTCGTCTTCGGCCGCGGCGGCGAGGAAGCGGAGTATCTGGCGAATCACGGGGTCCCTTTCGAGGTCGTCCCCGGGGTCACCTCCGCGATCGCCGCCCCCGCCGTCGTCGGGATTCCGGTCACCCACCGCGATCACGCCTCCTCGGTCTCCTTCGTCACGGGTCACGAGGATCCGACAAAGGACGAGTCGGCGGTCGACTGGGAATCGCTGGCCGAGGCCGGCGGCACCATCGTCGTCCTGATGGGCGTCAAGCGACTCCCCGACTACACCGCGGCGTTGCGCGAGGCCGGGATGAGTTCCGAGACGCCGGTCGCGCTCGTCGAACGCGGCACCTGGCCCGAACAACAGGTCGCGACCGGCACCCTCGAGACCATCGTCGAGGCCCGCGACGAGGTCGGAATCAGGCCGCCGGCCGTGACGGTGATCGGCGACGTCGCCGCCACCCGCGAATCGGTGCTCGACGCGCTGGAAAACGAGTACGCGCCCGTCGCCGACGGCCGCCGCGGTGATGGCGATGACTGA
- the hemC gene encoding hydroxymethylbilane synthase → MRTRGTLRLATRGSTLARRQATLVKEALEDRRYEVELVTVETTGDQIRDELIHQLGKTGAFVRELDERVLEGDLDGAIHSMKDMPTEQPDDLVTAAVPERGRPGDVLVTPDSSTLEELPEGATVGTSSLRRRAQLLSERDDLQVEPLRGNVDTRLEKLLAPALQEEHQQRSEADKERKANTGDEDFEPAYDRTVDEWFDDLSELERQALGREVETEYDAIVLAHAGLERSGLAHYVDYQELPTSTFVPAPGQGALAVTATDGETARDIQSAIDHPRSRVETTVERTILAELGGGCIAPVGIYAVVQGEYVHADVTVFDRDGEESVTGARDLPIERHAEAAREFARDLADRGAAELIERAREDAGADADDDTGAGDTDDTDGGSTGGVPSEDKPAGK, encoded by the coding sequence ATGAGAACGCGCGGGACGCTGCGACTGGCGACGAGGGGGTCCACACTCGCCCGGCGACAGGCCACCCTGGTGAAGGAGGCGCTGGAAGACCGCCGGTACGAGGTGGAACTCGTCACGGTCGAGACCACGGGGGACCAGATCAGGGACGAACTCATCCACCAACTCGGCAAGACGGGGGCGTTCGTCCGGGAACTCGACGAACGCGTCCTCGAGGGCGACCTCGACGGCGCCATCCACTCGATGAAGGACATGCCGACCGAGCAGCCCGACGACCTCGTGACCGCCGCCGTCCCGGAACGCGGCCGGCCGGGCGACGTGCTCGTCACCCCCGACAGCTCGACCCTCGAGGAGCTCCCCGAGGGCGCGACCGTCGGCACCTCGAGCCTGCGGCGTCGCGCGCAACTGCTCTCCGAACGGGACGACCTGCAGGTCGAGCCCCTGCGCGGGAACGTGGATACGCGCCTCGAGAAGCTGCTCGCGCCCGCGCTGCAGGAAGAACACCAGCAGCGTTCGGAAGCGGACAAGGAGCGCAAGGCGAATACCGGCGACGAGGACTTCGAACCCGCGTACGACCGCACCGTCGACGAGTGGTTCGACGACCTCTCGGAACTCGAGCGTCAGGCCCTGGGTCGGGAGGTAGAGACGGAGTACGACGCGATCGTCCTCGCGCACGCGGGCCTCGAGCGCAGCGGGCTGGCCCACTACGTCGACTATCAGGAACTGCCGACGTCGACGTTCGTCCCCGCGCCGGGCCAGGGGGCGCTGGCCGTCACCGCGACCGACGGCGAGACGGCCCGCGACATTCAGAGCGCGATCGACCACCCGCGCAGCCGCGTGGAGACGACCGTCGAGCGGACGATCCTCGCGGAACTCGGCGGGGGCTGTATCGCACCGGTCGGCATCTACGCGGTCGTCCAGGGCGAGTACGTCCACGCCGACGTCACCGTCTTCGACCGGGACGGCGAGGAGTCGGTGACCGGCGCGCGGGACCTGCCGATCGAGCGCCACGCCGAGGCCGCCCGCGAGTTCGCGCGGGATCTCGCGGATCGGGGCGCTGCAGAACTGATCGAGCGGGCGCGGGAAGACGCGGGTGCCGACGCTGACGACGATACCGGGGCGGGCGATACCGACGATACCGATGGCGGCAGTACTGGCGGCGTTCCCTCGGAAGATAAGCCCGCGGGGAAATAG